The following proteins come from a genomic window of Diceros bicornis minor isolate mBicDic1 chromosome 36, mDicBic1.mat.cur, whole genome shotgun sequence:
- the SUV39H2 gene encoding histone-lysine N-methyltransferase SUV39H2 isoform X3, giving the protein MEYYLVKWKGWPDSTNTWEPLQNLKCPLLLQQFLNDKHNYLSQVKKGKAITVKDNNKALKPAVAEYIVKKAKQRIALQRWQDELNRRKNHKGMIFVENTVDLEGPPSDFYYINEYKPAPGISLVNEATFGCSCTDCFFEKCCPAEAGVLLAYNKNQQIKIPPGTPIYECNSRCQCGPDCPNRIVQKGTQYTLCIFRTSNGCGWGVKTLVKIKRMSFVMEYVGEVITSEEAERRGQLYDNKGITYLFDLDYESDEFTVDAARYGNVSHFVNHSCDPNLQVFNVFIDNLDTRLPRIALFSTRTINAGEELTFDYQMKGSGDISSDSIDHSPAKKRVRTVCRCGAVTCRGYLN; this is encoded by the exons ATGGAATATTATCTTGTAAAATGGAAAGGATGGCCAGATTCTACAAATACTTGGGAACCTTTGCAAAATCTCAAGTGCCCTTTACTACTTCAGCAATTCCTTAATGACAAACATAATTATTTATCTCAGGTAAAGAAAGGCAAAGCAATAACTGTAAAAGACAATAACAAAGCTTTGAAACCTGCCGTTGCTGAGTACATTGTAAAGAAGGCTAAACAAAGGATAGCTCTCCAGAGATGGCAAGATGAActcaacagaagaaagaatcataaAGGAATgatttttgttgaaaatactgTTGACTTAGAGGGCCCACCTTCAGACTTCTACTACATTAATGAATACAAACCAGCTCCTGGAATCAGCTTAGTAAATGAAGCTACCTTTGGTTGTTCATGCACAGATTGCTTCTTTGAGAAATGTTGTCCTGCTGAAGCTGGAGTTCTTTTGGCTTATAATAAAAACCAACAAATTAAAATCCCACCTGGTACCCCCATTTATGAATGCAACTCAAGGTGTCAATGTGGACCTGATTGTCCCAATAGGATTGTACAAAAAGGCACACAGTATACACTTTGCATCTTTCGAACTAGCAATGGCTGTGGCTGGGGTGTAAAAAcccttgtgaagattaaaagaatGAGTTTTGTCATGGAATATGTTGGAGAG gtaaTCACAAGTGAAGAAGCTGAAAGACGGGGGCAGTTATATGACAACAAAGGAATCACATATCTCTTTGATCTGGACTATGAATCTGATGAATTCACAGTGGATGCAGCTCGATATGGAAATGTGTCTCATTTTGTGAATCACAGT TGTGACCCAAATCTTCAGGTGTTCAATGTTTTCATTGATAACCTCGATACTCGTCTTCCCCGAATAGCATTATTTTCCACGAGAACCATAAATGCTGGAGAAGAGCTCACTTTTGATTATCAGATGAAAG GTTCTGGAGATATATCTTCAGATTCTATTGACCACAGCCCAGCCAAAAAGAGGGTCAGAACTGTGTGCAGATGTGGAGCTGTGACTTGCAGAGGTTACCTCAACTGA